A segment of the Streptomyces rubradiris genome:
AACGGCCTCGACGTCGTGCCCTGCGCGGTGGAAACCGGCCTGTCCAGGGACGAACTCGCCCGCAGGCTGGGCGGTTTCCTCACCGACGACGGGATCGCCGGCATCCTGTCCCTGCTCGCGCTCCCGGACCGGATGGAGAGCCACCGGCCGGATGCCGCGGCGCTCACCACCTCCACCCTGACCCTGATCCAGGCGCTCGCCGCGGCCGGTGCCACCGCGCCCCTGTGGTGCCTGACCCAGGGCGCGGTCAGCGTCGGTGTCCGCGACGCCGTCGCCGGGCCGGCCCACGTGGCCCAGGCGGCGGTGTGGGGACTCGGCCGGGCGGCCGCGCTCGAACGCCTGAACCAGTGGGGCGGTTTGATCGATCTGCCCGCCGAACCGGACGGCCGTGCCGTCCGGCACCTGCTCGGCGTGCTGACCGGCGTGTCCGGTGAGGACCAGGTGGCGATCCGACGGACCGGCGTCCATGTCCGGCGCCTGCGGCGTGCCCCCCATCCGGCCGGGACCGGGGGCGAACGGCAGTGGCGGCCGCACGGGACGGTCCTGGTCACCGGCGGTGCGGAGGGCCTCGGACGCTACGCCTCGCTGTGGCTGGCGCGGGCAGGCGCCGAGCGATTGGTGGTCACGACCAGCGGGCGCGAGCCCGGCGAGCGGGTCGAGTCACTGCGCGACGAGGTGGCGAAGCTGGACAAGGGCACCGTCGTCGAGTCGTGCGCGGACGCCGACCGGGACGCGCTCGCCGGCCTGGTCCACGCTCCGGGCCGCCCGTTGACCGCGGTCGTCCACGCCGCCGACCTGTCCCTGACCAGCTTGATCGACGAGACCGGTGACGCGGAGGTCACGGAGGTCTTCCGGGCCAAGGTGAACACCGCGGTCTGGCTCAGCGAGCTGACGGCGGACCTTCCGCTCGACGCGTTCATCGTCTTCTCCTCGATCGCCGGCATCTGGGGCGGTGGCGGTCAAGCCGCCTACGGCGCGGCGAACGCGGTCCTCGACGCGCTGGTGCGGCGTCTGCGGGCGGACGGCGTCCCGGCGCAGGCGATCGCCTGGGGTGCGCTGACCGCGGGCGGCGCGGGAATGGACGAGGAGACGCTGGCCCAGCTCCGGCGGCGCGGCGTCATCCCGATGACACCCGACACGGCGACAGCCGCGCTGGACCAGGCGGTCCAGGCCGCCACGGAATCGGTGGTCATCGCCGACATGGACTGGAGCGCCTTCATCGTGCCGTTCACGTCGGCCCGCACCAGCCCGCTCTTCGACGACCTGCCGGAGGCCGCGGCGGCGATCGAGGCGGCACAGCCCTCCGACGACTTTGCCGAGAGCGCGTCGTCGCTGATGACGTCGCTGCGCGCGGTCGGGGAGGCCGAACAGGACCGGATCCTGCTCCGGCTGGTGCGCAGCCAGGCGTCCATGGTCCTCGGTCACGGTGGTGCCGACGGGATCGGCGCGGCCCAGGCGTTCCAGGAGGCCGGTTTCGACTCGCTGGCGGCCGTCAACTTCCGCAACAGCCTGATCACCGCCACCGGGCTGAGGCTGCCGGCCACACTGATCTTCGACTGTCCGACCCCGCAGGCGGTGGTCGCATACCTGCGCTCGGAACTGCTCGAGGCCGAGGACGACGCGGATGTCCGCGAGGAGGACGTACGGCGGATCCTGGCCTCGGTGCCCTACCAGCGCCTCAAGGAGGCCGGTGTCCTGGAGACGCTGCTCGGCCTGGCCGACGCCGAGGCGGGCGGGGCCAGGGCATCGGACGAGGGCCCCGGGCCGGAGGCGGCCGCCGACGAGCTCATCGACATCATGGACGTCGACAGTCTGATCAAGCGGGCGCTCGGCTCCGGCAGCTGATCGCCGGAGCCGAGCTGGACGGTGGCGCCGGGGCCGGCCGGAAACCGGCCGGCGCCACTGCCTGATGAGGACCAGGCACGCCTGCCGCGTGCCGGGGCCGGCGGCCACGCCCCGGCCTGGGGGCACATCGGCGAAGCCGGGCCGGAGCGAGAACTGGCCCTCGCCGTTGCAGAGCACGGGATATTCGCCGGACACCACCTCGAACGGATCGGCCGTGACGGTCTTCTCCGTCACAAGGCCATGGTTCACCCCACGCTGAAAGGGCGCCCGTCCGCGGGCTGTGGGGGCCGCTGAACGAGAAAAAGGCCCAGCAGGTGGGCAGCACACTTCGGCTGCTCCACCGCTGGGCCCGTGCTTCGGTCCGTCAGCCCTTGCGGACCTCGATGGGCAGCTGGTTGACGCCGATCATCGCCCAGGGGTTGCGCAGGTTGACCGGTAGGTCGTCGCGTACGCGGATGTCGCTGTACCGCTCCATCAGAAGGCGCAGGGCGATCCCCACCTCGAGCCGCGCCAGCGGCGCGCCGAGGCAGAAGTGCATGCCCTTGCCGAACGTCAGGTGCGGGTTGGGGGCCCGGTGGATGTCGAACCGGTCCGGGTCGGCGAAGACGCGGTCATCGCGGTTCGCGGTGGTCAGCCACGCCAGGACGAAGGCGCCGGCCGGGATCTTCTGCCCGCCGATCTCGACGTCCTTCGTCGCCTGCCGCCCGAGACGGGGGAACGGAGGCCGGTAGCGCATCGACTCCTCGACCGCGGCCGGAATCAGCGCGGGATCGGCCCGCAGCTGCGTCCACACCTCGGGGTTCTCGTGCAACGCGAGAACCGTGTTGCCCAGGGTGGAGGTCGCGGTGACGTGGCCGGCGAGCAGCAGCAGGCCGAGGAAGCCGACGGTCTCCTCGTCGTCCAGCCGCACACCGTCGACCTCGACCTCCAGAAGCTTGCTGGTGAGGTCGTCGCCCGGGTTCTTGCGGCGGCGGCGGACGAACTCCAGCAGGTGGGTGTTCAACTCGCGCAGCAGCGGCGCGACATTGTTCACCGCGCTCTCCCCGAGGGAATCCAGCGACTGTTCCGGATCGACGTTGTGCACCTCGAAGAAGGTGTCGGACAGCCGCCGGACGAACGCGCGGTCGCTGACCGGGATGCCGAGCATCTCGGCGATGACGATGAACGGCAGCGGGTAGCCCAGCTGCTCGATCAGGTCCCACTGGTCGCCGCCGGCGTCCGCGTCGTCGAGCAGCTGCAAGGTCACCTCGGTGATCCGGGGTTCAAGTCCGGCGATCATCTTCGGGGTGAACGCGCGGCTGACCAGGCCGCGCAGCCGCCGGTGCACCGGATCGTCCGCCCGGACGAAGTTGCCCTTCTTGAACAGATCGAAGTCTTCCTGCTTGGGAGCCAGCGGGGCGACGTCGGACGAGAAGGCCGCCGAGTCGGTCAGCACCTGCAGGACGTCGTGGTAATCGAGTACGTGCCACGCCTTGATCTTGTCGTCGAAGTGCACGGCTCCGCGCTCGCGCAGCCCGTCGAGATAGGCGAGAAAGTTGGACAGTATCCGTTCGGATTGTTTCACGCTCATGAAACTCACTTCTCTCGTACGGCCCGATTCCGCGCTACTCGCCAGCCACCGTAGAACCGGACCGAACCGGCCGGACATCCCTCACCTTGCTAAGCGTCTCAACAGCCGCCTTGCACGGACTCGTTGGACGCTCATGCCGAACCCGCTGGTGCGGCGTGTTCGCACCGCCAACCGTCAGGCCGGGGGATGGGGATCGCTTCCGGCGCGGCCTATTAATGGGGGCATGGGACTGAAGATCGGTTACAAGGCATCGGCCGAGCAGTTCGCCCCGCGCGAGCTCGTCGAGTACGCGGTCAGCGCGGAGGGGCACGGCCTGGACAGTGTCTGGATCAGCGATCACCTGCAGCCCTGGCGGCACGAGGGCGGCCACGCGCCATTCTCCCTGTCCTGGCTCAGTGCCGTCGGGGAGCGCACCGAGCGGGTCCAGCTCGGCACCAGCGTGCTGACCGCCACGTTCCGCTACAACCCGGCCGTGGTGGCGCACGCGTTCGCCACCCTCGGAGTGCTGTACCCCGGCCGGATCGCGCTCGGCATAGGCAGCGGTGAGGCCCTCAACGAGGTCGCGGTCGCGCGCATCACCTGGCCCGATTTCAAGGAGCGGTTCGCCCGCCTGCGCGAGGCCGTGGAGCTGATCCGCCGGCTGTGGACGGAAGACCGCGTCACATTCGAGGGGCAGTACTACCAGACCACCAGCGTGTCCCTCTACGACCGGCCCCAAACGCCCGTCCCCATCTACATCGCCGCCGGCGGCCCCGTCATGGCCAAGTACGTCGGCCGCAAGAGCGACGGCTTCATCTGCACCAGCGGCAAGGGCATGGAGCTGTACACCGAGAAGCTCCTGCCGGCCGTGGAAGCGGGCGCGGACCAGGAGGGCCGTGACCACGACGCGATCGACAAGATGATCGAGATCAAGCTCTCCTACGACCCGGACCCGGACCAAGCGCTGGAGAACTGCCGGTTCTGGGCGCCGCTTTCGCTCACTCCCGAGCAGAAGGCCGGAGTCGAGGACCCGGTGAAGTTGGAGAAGGCCGCCGATGAACTGCCCATCGGGCAGGTTGCCAAGCGCTGGATCGTCGCCTCCACCCCGGACGAGGCGATCACCCAGATCAAGCAGTACGTCGACGCCGGGTTCAACCACTTGGTCTTCCACGGCCCCGGGCACGACCAGGAGCGCTTCCTCAAGACCTTCGCCGAGCAGGTCCTCCCCGGACTGCGCGGCCTCGGCTGACGACGCCTGGCCGCCCCGCCGGACGGTTGATCCTCGGCCGGCCCCGGTCCGCGCACGTTGCCGGGCCCCGGTCACGGAAAAACCCCCGTGACCGGGGCCCGGATCAGCCGCCGCGGAAGGTGCGGACCGCCGTCAGTTCCGGTACCGGAACACGATCCGACCGCGTGACAGGTCGTAGGGCGTGAGCTCCACCAGCACCTTGTCTTCCAGATAGACCTTGATGAAGTTCAGGCGGATCTTACCGCTGACGTGAGCGAGCACCCGGTGGCCGTTCTCGAGCTCCACGGTGAACATGCCGCTGCGCAGGCACTCGACGACCTTGCCCTCGACTTCGATGCCCGTCTTGTTCTTCTTCATCGCACCAGCTCCAGGTTGCTGCTGACCGGCCGGGCCCCGGCGAACCCGGAGCGGTGTGTGACCCGCAGGCGCCAGGCACCGACACTGCCGAACAAGCGTGCGTCGCACCGGTGTTCCATATGCGCGGAACCGGCCGCCTGGCCGCGATCCAGTGCATGCCCATGCCTGCTGGTGACGCGCGTGATCATCAGAGCATTCTCGCTCAGGCAGGATGTGAAAGGCTTTGTGTTTATCGGATTCTCCATTCAGGAGTGCCTCGATCTCAGGCGCTCCTGGCGACACCGAACGTCAGCCGCCGGACCGTGACGGGCAGAAGGAGCACCCATGGGCGATTGTGTTCACGGGGCTCACCTCCTACGGCAACTTTCACGGTCCCCGACGACGTTAGCAGCGCAGCGCCATCACACGCAATCTCCCAACTCGCTTACCGGACAAGGGAAACGGCCGCCCTCCCAGCGCCCCCCCGCCGGCCGGCCCGCACCGCAGGTGGCCTCGGCCATGACGCCGTCGCTTCTACCAAGCTGAGGGATGCTGGAGCGGCACAGCCGCTTTTAGCCTGCTGGATGCAACCGAAAGGGTTTCGCCCGGGTTCTCCGCCACTGGTACGCACCGGAGTTCTTCTGAGCTCCGGGTCCGGTTGTCCGCCCCGCCAGCGACCGGGGGGCCGGTGCCCGATGGGTCCGCTCTACGAAAGGACACGGTTTCATCCATGACCGATAAGGCGTTCAAGTTCGCCGTGATAGCGGAGCCAAAGGACGAGAAACAGTGGCTGGGCATAGCCAGGCGAGCCGAGGACCAGGGGTTCACCACCCTGCTCTCGGCCGACGTCCTGACGGCACCGTCACCGTTCCCCGCCCTCGCCCTCGCGGCCGGGGCGACCACGACCTTGCGGGTGGGAACGTGGGTGATCGCCAGCCCACTGCGCGCGCCGCGCATGGCGGCATGGGATGCCCACACGCTGTCCATGCTGAGCGGCGGGCGATTCGACCTCGGCATCGGGTCGGGCCGGCCCTTCGTCCTTGAGGACGCGGAGAGGCTGCTCGGCGTCCCGACACCGCCGGCCGCGGAACGCCTGGCGCAGGTGGAGAGGACGATCGACGAGCTGCGCGCCCTCGACGGAGACGCGCACACCCCGGTGCTCATCGCCGCCGGCGGTCCCAAGGCCCGTGCCCTGGCCGCCGCCAAGGCCGACCGGGTCACGCTCGCCGCGAGCCCGTTCGCCACCCGGGAGGAGATCGCCGCGCGGGTCAGGGAGGTGCGTGAGCAGGCCGGGGACCGCGGCGAGGAGATGGAGTTCGTCTCCCCGATCTACGTCATCGGTGACGAGGCACCGCCGTGGGTTCCCCGTCTGCTGAAGACCGACATGAAAGCGCTCATCGAGGGCGACTCGCTGAACATCCTGCGCGGCAGCCCACGGGAGATGGCCGACGAACTGCTGCGCCGCCGCGAGACCCTCGGCATCTCCTGCTTCACCGTGAACGCCGTGTTCGCCGAACAGTTCGCCCAGGTGATCGAGCTTCTCGCCTAGAACACTGTCCCGCAACTGCTGGTCACAGGTGCGGCGATCGTGAAGTGTCTGCCGTGATCGCGACCTCGCAGCCGTCCTGGACGGCCCCGAGCGCCGGGCTGAGCCGACGACAGTTCGGCGGGCCGATCACGGCACTGCGCCGGGAGTGTGCCGACCCGGTCCACAAGGGCCGGCCGCGGAGCCAGCCTCTTGAAGGACCGGGGCCGGGCGGTCGCTGCCTACGGGCGGACCACCCCGACCGTGCGGCGGCTGTTCGGCCGCGTCGGCCGGCAACGGCGCGGCGGTCACGCGGGCACGTGGCACGTCGGGGCCGGGTTTGCCGCGACCGCGCACAGCGGTGAGGGCGGCTGGGCAGCGCTCGCGCGGATGTGACCGGAGCCGGTTGACGCACCGCGAAGCGGGCGGGCGCCGGCCCCGCGACAACCGTAACCACCGAGCCGTCAGCCGGCGTGGGGGAACCCGTCCGAACCCCAAGGAGGGGAAAGTGACAGCTCTGGTGGTGTCGGACGGGTCGGGGTTCCCGATCGCCGACGGACCCGCCCATGGCATCGGCGCCCCCGCGCAGACCGGGGCCGCCGCCCGATGAAACTCCTGGTAACAGGCGGTGCCGGATTCATCGGCTCGCACTATGTACGGCAACTGCTCGCCGGCGGATATCCCGGCTACGAACAGGCCCGGATCACCGTGCTCGACGTGCTGAGCTACGCCGGACGCAGGGACAACCTGCCGGTCGACCATCCGCGGATGGACTTCGTGCAGGGCGACATCTGCGACATCCCCCTGCTGCTCGACCTGTTGCCGGGCCACGACGCGGT
Coding sequences within it:
- a CDS encoding LLM class flavin-dependent oxidoreductase codes for the protein MTDKAFKFAVIAEPKDEKQWLGIARRAEDQGFTTLLSADVLTAPSPFPALALAAGATTTLRVGTWVIASPLRAPRMAAWDAHTLSMLSGGRFDLGIGSGRPFVLEDAERLLGVPTPPAAERLAQVERTIDELRALDGDAHTPVLIAAGGPKARALAAAKADRVTLAASPFATREEIAARVREVREQAGDRGEEMEFVSPIYVIGDEAPPWVPRLLKTDMKALIEGDSLNILRGSPREMADELLRRRETLGISCFTVNAVFAEQFAQVIELLA
- the infA gene encoding translation initiation factor IF-1, whose product is MKKNKTGIEVEGKVVECLRSGMFTVELENGHRVLAHVSGKIRLNFIKVYLEDKVLVELTPYDLSRGRIVFRYRN
- a CDS encoding cytochrome P450; this translates as MSVKQSERILSNFLAYLDGLRERGAVHFDDKIKAWHVLDYHDVLQVLTDSAAFSSDVAPLAPKQEDFDLFKKGNFVRADDPVHRRLRGLVSRAFTPKMIAGLEPRITEVTLQLLDDADAGGDQWDLIEQLGYPLPFIVIAEMLGIPVSDRAFVRRLSDTFFEVHNVDPEQSLDSLGESAVNNVAPLLRELNTHLLEFVRRRRKNPGDDLTSKLLEVEVDGVRLDDEETVGFLGLLLLAGHVTATSTLGNTVLALHENPEVWTQLRADPALIPAAVEESMRYRPPFPRLGRQATKDVEIGGQKIPAGAFVLAWLTTANRDDRVFADPDRFDIHRAPNPHLTFGKGMHFCLGAPLARLEVGIALRLLMERYSDIRVRDDLPVNLRNPWAMIGVNQLPIEVRKG
- the fgd gene encoding glucose-6-phosphate dehydrogenase (coenzyme-F420): MGLKIGYKASAEQFAPRELVEYAVSAEGHGLDSVWISDHLQPWRHEGGHAPFSLSWLSAVGERTERVQLGTSVLTATFRYNPAVVAHAFATLGVLYPGRIALGIGSGEALNEVAVARITWPDFKERFARLREAVELIRRLWTEDRVTFEGQYYQTTSVSLYDRPQTPVPIYIAAGGPVMAKYVGRKSDGFICTSGKGMELYTEKLLPAVEAGADQEGRDHDAIDKMIEIKLSYDPDPDQALENCRFWAPLSLTPEQKAGVEDPVKLEKAADELPIGQVAKRWIVASTPDEAITQIKQYVDAGFNHLVFHGPGHDQERFLKTFAEQVLPGLRGLG